One window from the genome of Pseudonocardia hierapolitana encodes:
- a CDS encoding selenium-binding protein SBP56-related protein yields the protein MTQSTVDPTFYRSPAEAAAAPPEELAYVVAFDRAAQKHDAMTVVDVNPASGSYGQVVGWTDVPGVGHELHHFGWNACSSALRHEGHGGELARRYLLVPGLRSSDIHVLDTQPDPRSPRLVRTISGKELSDKAGYSRPHTMHCGPDGVFLTCIGGPEGNDDGPGGIALLDHTTFDVLRAWETDRGPQHFAYDAWWHLNQNTLISSEWGSPSMIEDGVVPELLLGGKYGHALHFWDLADGRHVQSVDLGAQHQMVLEVRPSHDPDATWGFVGVVISTEDLSGSIWRWFRDGDEWKVEKVISVPAEPADPDRLPPALKPFGAVPPLITDIDLSVDDRFLYVSCWGTGEMKQFDVTDPAHPRQTGSVRLGGIVDRAAHPARPDLPLAGGPQMVEVSRDGSRVYFTNSLYGAWDDQFYPDGVGAWMAKLDVDPAGGLAVDERFFPHGDDFRGLRPHQIRLQGGDASSDSYCYR from the coding sequence CGGCCGCCCCGCCCGAAGAACTGGCCTACGTCGTCGCATTCGACCGGGCCGCGCAGAAGCACGACGCCATGACCGTCGTCGACGTGAACCCGGCGTCCGGCAGCTACGGGCAGGTGGTCGGCTGGACGGACGTCCCGGGCGTCGGCCACGAGCTGCACCACTTCGGCTGGAACGCGTGCTCGAGCGCGCTGCGGCACGAGGGCCACGGCGGCGAGCTCGCCCGGCGGTACCTGCTGGTGCCGGGCCTGCGCTCGTCGGACATCCACGTGCTCGACACCCAGCCGGACCCGCGCTCCCCGCGGCTGGTCCGGACGATCAGCGGCAAGGAGCTGTCGGACAAGGCGGGCTACTCGCGCCCGCACACCATGCACTGCGGGCCGGACGGGGTGTTCCTGACCTGCATCGGCGGCCCGGAGGGCAACGACGACGGTCCCGGCGGGATCGCGCTGCTCGACCACACGACGTTCGACGTCCTGCGTGCCTGGGAGACCGACCGCGGCCCGCAGCACTTCGCCTACGACGCATGGTGGCACCTCAACCAGAACACGCTGATCTCCAGCGAGTGGGGCAGCCCCTCGATGATCGAGGACGGCGTCGTGCCGGAGCTGTTGCTGGGTGGGAAGTACGGCCACGCCCTGCACTTCTGGGACCTGGCCGACGGCAGGCACGTCCAGAGCGTCGACCTGGGCGCCCAGCACCAGATGGTCCTCGAGGTCCGCCCGTCCCACGACCCGGACGCCACATGGGGCTTCGTCGGGGTCGTGATCTCCACGGAGGATCTGTCCGGCTCGATCTGGCGGTGGTTCCGCGACGGTGACGAGTGGAAGGTCGAGAAGGTCATCAGCGTTCCCGCCGAGCCCGCCGACCCGGACCGGCTGCCTCCCGCGCTGAAGCCCTTCGGCGCCGTGCCGCCGCTCATCACCGACATCGACCTGTCGGTGGACGACCGGTTCCTCTACGTCTCCTGCTGGGGTACCGGCGAGATGAAGCAGTTCGACGTCACCGACCCCGCACACCCGAGGCAGACCGGGTCCGTCCGGCTCGGCGGCATCGTCGACCGGGCCGCCCACCCCGCCCGGCCGGACCTGCCGCTCGCAGGCGGGCCGCAGATGGTCGAGGTCAGCCGCGACGGGAGCCGCGTCTACTTCACCAACTCGCTCTACGGCGCGTGGGACGACCAGTTCTACCCCGACGGCGTCGGCGCGTGGATGGCGAAACTGGACGTGGACCCGGCAGGCGGGCTCGCCGTGGACGAGCGCTTCTTCCCGCACGGGGACGACTTCCGGGGCCTGCGGCCGCACCAGATCCGCCTGCAGGGAGGCGACGCGTCCTCGGACTCGTACTGCTACCGCTGA
- a CDS encoding cupin domain-containing protein gives MTGAQPSPASRIVTPVITTPQTQRLIPFLGQSYRVLVSGQDTGGTFAVMETGAARGHGSPMHVHRNDCEVFLVLEGTLRVVVDGQEHEAGAGSAAVLPAGRPHGFVVTSEAARYLTLHHGPTFEEFTAAAAGEGDGIPDPSRLAEIAAAYGIDIIGPPPAP, from the coding sequence ATGACCGGTGCGCAGCCCAGCCCCGCGTCCCGCATCGTGACGCCGGTGATCACCACCCCGCAGACCCAGCGGCTGATCCCCTTCCTGGGCCAGTCGTACCGCGTGCTGGTCTCGGGCCAGGACACCGGCGGCACCTTCGCCGTGATGGAGACCGGGGCCGCGCGGGGCCACGGCAGCCCGATGCACGTGCACCGCAACGACTGCGAGGTCTTCCTCGTCCTCGAGGGCACGCTGCGGGTCGTCGTGGACGGACAGGAGCACGAGGCCGGCGCCGGCAGTGCCGCCGTGCTGCCGGCGGGCCGCCCGCACGGTTTCGTCGTCACCAGCGAGGCCGCGCGCTACCTGACGCTGCACCACGGGCCCACGTTCGAAGAGTTCACGGCGGCCGCCGCAGGCGAGGGCGACGGCATCCCCGACCCGTCGCGGCTGGCCGAGATCGCCGCCGCGTACGGCATCGACATCATCGGTCCCCCGCCGGCCCCCTGA
- a CDS encoding mandelate racemase/muconate lactonizing enzyme family protein, translated as MKIRAVRAAGLRGATPAGGWTEELESDDVVHTLVAVHTDEGIVGIGSVFTSEALVRAALDVLSPLLIGEEALEPERVAERLHRTTFWMGRGGSVTHTISGVDTALWDVLGKATGQPVGRLLGGRYRDRVRPYASLLMDEPDRLAAELRMLVGRGWTAFKIGWGPFGRVGARLDEEIVAAAREAVGPDALLMVDAGASDSTWSHGYKWALRTAGMLERYDVAWFEEPLPPDALADYVALRREAPVAIAGGEVLTRRQSFHPWLEAGALDVVQPDVTKVGGLSEQRRIGWAAHDHGVRLIPHGWNTAVGLAADLQLASALPDTDLVEYLTGSPYVDEIVTRPWQLDENGMLPIPDSPGLGIDLDPDALARYADVDALLTP; from the coding sequence ATGAAGATCCGTGCCGTCCGCGCGGCAGGCCTCCGCGGTGCCACTCCGGCCGGAGGCTGGACCGAGGAATTGGAGAGCGACGACGTCGTCCACACGCTCGTGGCCGTGCACACCGACGAGGGGATCGTCGGGATCGGCAGCGTGTTCACGAGCGAGGCGCTGGTGCGCGCCGCGCTGGACGTGCTGTCACCGCTGCTGATCGGCGAGGAGGCCCTCGAACCGGAGCGCGTCGCCGAACGCCTGCACCGCACCACCTTCTGGATGGGCAGGGGCGGATCGGTCACCCACACGATCAGCGGCGTCGACACGGCGCTGTGGGACGTGCTCGGCAAGGCGACCGGGCAGCCCGTCGGCCGGCTGCTCGGCGGCCGCTACCGCGACCGCGTCCGCCCGTACGCGTCGCTGCTCATGGACGAGCCCGACCGCCTCGCCGCCGAACTGCGGATGCTCGTCGGCCGCGGCTGGACCGCGTTCAAGATCGGCTGGGGCCCGTTCGGGCGGGTCGGTGCCCGGCTGGACGAGGAGATCGTGGCTGCGGCGAGGGAAGCCGTCGGACCCGACGCCCTGCTCATGGTCGACGCAGGTGCCAGCGACTCCACCTGGTCCCACGGCTATAAGTGGGCGCTGAGGACCGCGGGCATGCTCGAGCGCTACGACGTCGCGTGGTTCGAGGAGCCGCTTCCACCGGACGCCCTGGCGGACTACGTCGCACTGAGGCGCGAGGCACCCGTCGCGATCGCCGGCGGGGAGGTGCTGACCCGCAGGCAGAGCTTCCACCCCTGGCTGGAGGCCGGGGCGCTCGACGTCGTGCAGCCGGACGTGACGAAGGTCGGCGGGCTGAGCGAGCAACGGCGCATCGGCTGGGCGGCCCACGACCACGGCGTCCGCCTGATCCCGCACGGGTGGAACACCGCGGTCGGGCTGGCGGCCGACCTCCAGCTCGCCTCCGCTCTCCCCGACACCGACCTGGTCGAGTACCTCACCGGCTCGCCGTACGTCGACGAGATCGTCACCCGCCCGTGGCAGCTCGACGAGAACGGCATGCTCCCCATCCCGGACTCCCCCGGTCTCGGCATCGACCTCGACCCGGACGCGCTCGCGCGGTACGCGGACGTGGATGCGCTCCTGACCCCCTGA
- a CDS encoding N-acyl-D-amino-acid deacylase family protein, translated as MSLDIVVAGGTVVDGTGAGPYRADIGISGDRVVAVRPGLAVPAGLVIDATGLVVTPGLIDPHSHSDWSVLGNRDAQSTIRQGVTTEIVGNCGVTYAPVTDATAPAARAALAAFGHDGEADWRSFGELVDRVHREGGGTAQNLAWFVGHTALREAAGASGPDVTGEQLRTMRRLLADALDSGALGMSTGLEYGAGRESRTAELSDLAAVLAGRGGMYASHVRNRDAGLAAAIEEFFRVARPHGLAAQLSHLNVRHNTGAPPDGWQRAVERLQAERDAGLDVLADMTPYPDGIGLAAGLLPGWLLADGAAAAAQRLGDPGVRRRVRADSDRYWRFVHRGEWDRVLLATSPATPEWEGLSFPEIARRRGRDEWDCFLDVLEAAGPDLPAVQLVGRLFTEEHVAEAVAHPLFCLGVDGFSSRTDGPLAARTRHPLFFSGHTHYLAHHVLQRGTLGLAEAVHKMTAMVADHFGIDGRGRLTAGAWADVAVLDTATLARQETFRLPDGYAAGVPYVIVNGALVVDRGEHRGVRAGRFLPRST; from the coding sequence GTGAGCCTCGACATCGTCGTCGCGGGCGGGACCGTGGTCGACGGCACCGGTGCCGGCCCGTACCGCGCCGACATCGGCATCTCCGGCGACCGGGTCGTCGCCGTCCGGCCGGGGCTCGCCGTGCCGGCCGGGCTCGTGATCGACGCGACCGGCCTCGTCGTGACGCCGGGACTGATCGACCCGCACAGCCACTCGGACTGGTCGGTGCTCGGCAACCGGGACGCGCAGAGCACGATCCGGCAGGGGGTGACGACCGAGATCGTCGGGAACTGCGGCGTCACCTACGCCCCGGTGACGGACGCGACCGCACCGGCGGCCCGGGCGGCCCTCGCCGCGTTCGGTCACGACGGGGAGGCGGACTGGCGCTCGTTCGGCGAGCTCGTCGACCGCGTGCACCGCGAGGGTGGCGGCACGGCGCAGAACCTGGCCTGGTTCGTCGGCCACACCGCGCTGCGCGAGGCCGCGGGGGCGAGCGGGCCCGACGTCACCGGCGAGCAGCTGCGGACGATGCGCCGGCTGCTCGCGGACGCCCTGGACTCCGGCGCGCTCGGCATGTCGACCGGACTGGAGTACGGGGCGGGCCGCGAGTCGCGTACCGCGGAGCTCTCCGACCTCGCCGCGGTGCTGGCCGGGCGCGGCGGGATGTACGCCAGTCACGTCCGCAACCGCGATGCCGGGCTGGCCGCCGCAATCGAGGAGTTCTTCCGGGTCGCCCGCCCGCACGGGCTCGCCGCGCAGCTGTCGCACCTGAACGTCCGCCACAACACCGGTGCGCCGCCCGACGGGTGGCAGCGCGCCGTCGAGCGGCTGCAGGCCGAGCGGGACGCGGGCCTCGACGTGCTGGCCGACATGACCCCGTACCCGGACGGCATCGGTCTCGCGGCCGGCCTCCTGCCCGGGTGGCTGCTCGCGGACGGGGCAGCGGCGGCCGCGCAGCGCCTCGGGGATCCCGGAGTCCGGCGGCGGGTGCGCGCCGACTCCGACCGCTACTGGCGGTTCGTGCACCGGGGCGAGTGGGACCGCGTCCTGCTCGCCACGAGCCCGGCGACACCGGAGTGGGAGGGCCTGTCCTTCCCGGAGATCGCACGCCGCCGCGGGCGCGACGAGTGGGACTGCTTCCTCGACGTCCTGGAGGCCGCAGGCCCCGACCTCCCGGCCGTTCAGCTGGTGGGGCGGCTGTTCACCGAGGAGCACGTCGCGGAGGCCGTCGCCCACCCGCTGTTCTGCCTCGGCGTCGACGGGTTCTCCAGCCGCACCGACGGTCCCCTCGCCGCCCGGACCCGCCACCCGTTGTTCTTCAGCGGGCACACGCACTACCTCGCCCACCACGTCCTGCAGCGCGGCACGCTCGGGCTGGCCGAGGCCGTGCACAAGATGACCGCGATGGTGGCCGACCACTTCGGCATCGACGGCCGCGGCCGCCTCACCGCGGGGGCCTGGGCCGACGTCGCGGTCCTCGACACCGCGACGCTCGCCCGGCAGGAGACGTTCCGGCTGCCCGACGGCTACGCGGCCGGGGTGCCCTACGTCATCGTGAACGGCGCGCTCGTCGTCGACCGCGGCGAGCACCGCGGCGTCCGGGCCGGCCGCTTCCTGCCCCGCTCGACCTGA
- a CDS encoding MFS transporter, which translates to MQPSAPPARADLGVPRRVLAAAVIGTVLEWYDFAIYAALATVIGRLFFPSEDPAVSLLVTLGSYAVGFVCRPLGGIVFGRLGDRVGRRSMLAITMVVVGAASLGIGLLPTYATAGVLAPALLVALRMVQGLAVGAEWTGGATFLIEYARTGRRGLCSGIVQASTVAGFLLGTGTATVVVGGLAQDAVDSWAWRLPFLLGGVVAAVGLFVRLRLDESPVFVQAEDAPAPDGRTIRRNWLVLLGVVFGVTLCGYTATSFPAYLAGVTELPLPTALATNVVALAIEVPLIVLAGALSDRVGRKPLMAAALVGFAVGTYPIFLLVTSGTYAGALAGQILFVVLFATVSGPMAAMFVELFPTRVRSTAFSSSYNIGVAVFGGTAPFVNTLLATSTGTPMAPAYYLTFGVVVSLLVLQAVRDRHAEAL; encoded by the coding sequence ATGCAGCCGTCCGCACCGCCCGCGAGGGCCGACCTCGGGGTTCCCCGGCGCGTCCTCGCCGCCGCCGTGATCGGCACCGTCCTGGAGTGGTACGACTTCGCGATCTACGCCGCCCTGGCCACGGTGATCGGCCGGCTGTTCTTCCCCTCCGAGGATCCGGCCGTCTCGCTGCTCGTGACCCTCGGTTCCTACGCGGTGGGGTTCGTCTGCCGGCCACTCGGCGGGATCGTCTTCGGCCGCCTCGGCGATCGGGTCGGGCGGCGGAGCATGCTCGCGATCACCATGGTCGTCGTCGGAGCGGCGAGCCTCGGCATCGGCCTCCTGCCGACGTACGCGACCGCAGGTGTCCTCGCGCCCGCCCTGCTCGTGGCCCTGCGGATGGTGCAGGGACTCGCGGTCGGTGCCGAGTGGACCGGCGGTGCCACCTTCCTCATCGAGTACGCCCGCACCGGAAGGCGCGGCCTGTGCAGCGGGATCGTGCAGGCCTCGACCGTCGCGGGCTTCCTGCTCGGGACCGGCACGGCGACGGTGGTCGTCGGCGGTCTCGCCCAGGACGCCGTGGACTCGTGGGCGTGGCGCCTGCCGTTCCTCCTCGGCGGCGTCGTCGCCGCGGTCGGCCTGTTCGTCCGGCTCCGGCTGGACGAGTCGCCGGTCTTCGTGCAAGCGGAGGACGCCCCAGCACCGGACGGCCGCACCATCCGGCGGAACTGGCTGGTGCTGCTCGGCGTCGTCTTCGGGGTCACCCTGTGCGGCTACACGGCCACCAGCTTCCCCGCCTACCTCGCGGGCGTCACCGAGCTGCCGCTGCCCACCGCCCTCGCGACGAACGTCGTCGCGCTCGCGATCGAGGTCCCGCTGATCGTCCTCGCGGGCGCGCTGTCGGACCGCGTCGGCCGCAAGCCCCTCATGGCGGCGGCCCTCGTCGGCTTCGCCGTCGGCACGTACCCGATCTTCCTGCTCGTCACCAGCGGGACGTACGCAGGCGCCCTCGCAGGCCAGATCCTCTTCGTCGTGCTGTTCGCGACGGTCTCCGGCCCGATGGCGGCGATGTTCGTCGAGCTGTTCCCCACGCGGGTGCGCTCCACCGCGTTCTCGAGCTCCTACAACATCGGTGTCGCGGTTTTCGGCGGAACCGCGCCGTTCGTCAACACCCTCCTCGCCACGAGCACCGGCACCCCGATGGCGCCTGCGTACTACCTGACTTTCGGCGTGGTCGTGTCGCTGCTGGTGCTGCAGGCGGTGCGCGACCGGCACGCGGAGGCCCTGTGA
- a CDS encoding GntR family transcriptional regulator: protein MSTSAPSGAVPESRREWILRWLRHAIATGELEPGERLVERDISARSGVSRGPVREAIMILEQEGLVVSHPYRGAQVAPVSADEVREVLVPIRQTIERFAFRNAAALPDLLGRLEGIVRDMESAARRGDADRLADLDVDFHEAVIRAAGHPQTLQIWRTIQPRVRAYFVRDAPAHPSPDEIPRQHRELLDALRTGDPAIVDRAVADHIELHLHDPGRAR, encoded by the coding sequence GTGAGCACGTCAGCCCCGAGCGGTGCCGTACCCGAGTCGCGCCGCGAGTGGATCCTGCGCTGGCTGCGTCATGCGATCGCGACCGGCGAGCTGGAACCGGGGGAGCGTCTGGTCGAGCGGGACATCTCCGCGCGGTCGGGGGTGAGCCGGGGCCCCGTCCGCGAGGCGATCATGATCCTGGAGCAGGAGGGCCTCGTCGTCTCCCACCCCTACCGCGGGGCGCAGGTCGCCCCCGTCTCCGCGGACGAGGTGCGCGAGGTCCTGGTCCCGATCCGGCAGACGATCGAGCGCTTCGCCTTCCGGAACGCCGCGGCGCTGCCGGATCTGCTCGGCAGGCTCGAGGGGATCGTCCGGGACATGGAGTCCGCGGCGCGGCGCGGCGATGCCGACCGCCTGGCCGACCTCGACGTCGACTTCCACGAGGCCGTGATCAGAGCCGCCGGCCACCCGCAGACGCTGCAGATATGGCGCACGATCCAGCCCCGCGTCCGCGCCTACTTCGTCCGGGACGCGCCCGCCCACCCGAGTCCCGACGAGATCCCGCGCCAGCACCGGGAGCTGCTGGATGCCCTGCGCACCGGCGACCCGGCCATCGTCGATCGCGCGGTGGCCGACCACATCGAGCTGCACCTGCACGATCCGGGCCGGGCCCGCTGA
- a CDS encoding FadR/GntR family transcriptional regulator, translating into MAVTDEAIGKIKEMIRSGELGPGDRLPPEKELSEALGLSRSSLREAVKALEIIRVLDVRRGDGTYVTSLTPDTLLDAMSFVVDIHQDSSLLELFEVRRILEPAAASMAAARVAPPDVEELRDLLAALGDSPTVDELVAHDQVFHRRIAELAGNTYLTSLLDTLSSSTLRARIWRGLSEEGSTERSLTEHRMIIDALARGDAALVAARATVHIDGVAGWLRRAIA; encoded by the coding sequence ATGGCCGTCACCGACGAGGCCATCGGAAAGATCAAGGAGATGATCCGCTCCGGCGAGCTCGGGCCCGGCGACCGGCTGCCGCCGGAGAAGGAGCTGTCCGAGGCGCTGGGCCTGTCCCGCAGCTCGCTGCGCGAGGCCGTGAAGGCCCTGGAGATCATCCGCGTGCTCGACGTCCGCCGCGGCGACGGCACCTACGTCACGAGCCTGACGCCCGACACGCTGCTCGACGCCATGTCCTTCGTGGTGGACATCCACCAGGACTCGTCGTTGCTGGAGCTGTTCGAGGTGCGGCGCATCCTGGAGCCCGCGGCGGCCTCGATGGCCGCCGCCCGCGTCGCACCTCCGGACGTCGAGGAGCTGCGGGACCTGCTCGCCGCGCTGGGCGACTCCCCCACGGTGGACGAGCTCGTGGCGCACGACCAGGTGTTCCACCGGCGCATCGCCGAGCTCGCCGGCAACACCTACCTGACGAGCCTGCTCGACACCCTCTCCAGCAGCACGCTGCGGGCGCGGATCTGGCGCGGCCTCTCCGAGGAGGGTTCGACGGAGCGCAGCCTCACCGAGCACCGGATGATCATCGACGCGCTCGCCCGCGGGGACGCTGCGCTCGTGGCCGCCCGCGCGACCGTGCACATCGACGGGGTGGCCGGCTGGCTGCGGCGGGCGATCGCCTGA
- a CDS encoding alpha-L-fucosidase, whose product MTVDWSRLERPLPQWYADAKFGIFVHWGAYSVPAWAEPTGELGTVDERTWFRHNAYAEWYWNTIRFDDSPARKHHQETYGDAPYDDFLDAWRAEEFDPQDWCALFARAGARYVVPTTKHHDGIALWDAPGTAARNTVHRGPRRDLVGDLATAVRAAGMRFGVYYSGGLDWSVTEHLPVIDTFANVRARRPNDAAYAAYAYLHVRDLVERYRPDVLWNDIEWPDAGKHDGALGLAELFRQFYATVPDGVVNDRWGDTHRDYRTSEYQHGLEAETAPAWENNRGIGLSFGYNQVEDSRHLLSGPRLTRHLVDVVSRGGNLLLNVGPTASGLIPDGQRRTLEELATWMALHSRTVHGSRPLDAGIADPSDDPWVRWTRTGDRAWAFVDAPGPVVLPARADRLELSSAALADGTPVAARADTAGIAVDPTRNSELPVAVGFDVR is encoded by the coding sequence TTGACCGTCGACTGGAGCCGGCTGGAGCGTCCGCTGCCGCAGTGGTACGCCGACGCCAAGTTCGGGATCTTCGTCCACTGGGGCGCCTACTCGGTGCCGGCATGGGCGGAGCCGACCGGCGAGCTCGGCACCGTCGACGAGCGCACGTGGTTCCGCCACAACGCCTACGCCGAGTGGTACTGGAACACGATCCGGTTCGACGACAGCCCGGCGCGCAAGCACCACCAGGAGACCTACGGCGACGCGCCCTACGACGACTTCCTCGACGCATGGCGCGCCGAGGAGTTCGACCCGCAGGACTGGTGCGCGCTCTTCGCGCGGGCCGGGGCGCGCTACGTCGTGCCGACGACGAAGCACCACGACGGCATCGCGCTGTGGGACGCCCCGGGCACCGCCGCACGCAACACGGTGCACCGCGGCCCGCGGCGCGACCTGGTCGGCGACCTGGCGACCGCCGTGCGCGCGGCCGGGATGCGGTTCGGCGTGTACTACTCCGGCGGGCTCGACTGGAGCGTCACCGAGCACCTCCCGGTGATCGACACCTTCGCGAACGTGCGTGCACGGCGTCCGAACGATGCGGCGTACGCGGCCTACGCGTACCTGCACGTCCGCGACCTGGTCGAGAGGTACCGTCCGGACGTGCTGTGGAACGACATCGAGTGGCCCGACGCCGGCAAGCACGACGGCGCGCTCGGGCTCGCCGAGCTGTTCCGGCAGTTCTACGCGACGGTGCCCGACGGCGTCGTGAACGACCGCTGGGGCGACACGCACCGGGACTACCGCACGAGCGAGTACCAGCACGGCCTCGAGGCCGAGACCGCCCCGGCATGGGAGAACAACCGGGGCATCGGGCTGTCGTTCGGCTACAACCAGGTGGAGGACTCCCGGCACCTGCTGAGCGGGCCACGCCTCACGCGCCACCTCGTCGACGTGGTCTCCCGTGGCGGGAACCTGCTGCTCAACGTCGGTCCGACCGCGAGTGGCCTGATCCCCGACGGGCAGCGCCGCACCCTGGAGGAGCTGGCCACCTGGATGGCGTTGCACTCGCGCACCGTCCACGGCTCCCGGCCCCTGGACGCCGGCATCGCCGACCCGTCCGACGACCCGTGGGTGCGCTGGACCCGCACCGGCGATCGTGCGTGGGCCTTCGTCGACGCACCCGGCCCCGTCGTCCTGCCCGCCCGCGCCGACCGGCTCGAGCTCTCCTCGGCCGCACTCGCCGACGGCACCCCGGTGGCGGCGCGGGCCGACACCGCCGGGATCGCCGTGGACCCGACCCGGAACTCGGAGCTGCCCGTGGCGGTCGGGTTCGACGTCCGCTGA
- a CDS encoding carbohydrate ABC transporter permease, producing MLLTAVLLLFLMPFVWMIATALKPPAEVFGAGNGLVGSEIRWSNFAEAWGYLPFGRFMLNGLYVALAGTAVVCVTSVLSAYAFARLRFRFRDRIFLLYLGTLMVPQEVTVVPMFILMQQFGWVDSYAALILPWAFTAFGTFLLRQFFLTIPRELEEAATIDGASRLRILLQVVMPIARPAIAVLAAFTFINYWNSFLWPLIVVNSRDMSTVPLGLNLFLSQNGNQWHLLMAAAAISMLPTVVMVVLLQRHLVRGIALSGLGGR from the coding sequence GTGCTGCTCACGGCCGTGCTCCTGCTGTTCCTCATGCCGTTCGTGTGGATGATCGCGACGGCGCTCAAGCCGCCGGCCGAGGTGTTCGGCGCGGGCAACGGGCTCGTCGGGTCGGAGATCCGCTGGTCCAACTTCGCCGAGGCGTGGGGCTACCTGCCGTTCGGCCGGTTCATGCTCAACGGCCTGTACGTCGCGCTGGCGGGCACGGCCGTGGTGTGCGTGACGTCGGTGCTGTCGGCGTACGCGTTCGCGCGGCTGCGCTTCCGGTTCCGGGACCGGATCTTCCTGCTCTACCTGGGCACGCTGATGGTGCCGCAGGAGGTCACGGTGGTCCCGATGTTCATCCTCATGCAGCAGTTCGGCTGGGTCGACAGCTACGCCGCGCTGATCCTGCCGTGGGCGTTCACCGCGTTCGGCACGTTCCTGCTGCGCCAGTTCTTCCTGACCATTCCGCGGGAGCTGGAGGAGGCCGCCACGATCGACGGCGCGAGCCGGCTGCGCATCCTGCTGCAGGTTGTGATGCCGATCGCCCGGCCGGCCATCGCGGTGCTCGCGGCGTTCACCTTCATCAACTACTGGAACAGCTTCCTGTGGCCGCTGATCGTCGTGAACAGCCGCGACATGTCGACCGTGCCGCTCGGGCTCAACCTCTTCCTGTCCCAGAACGGCAACCAGTGGCACCTGCTCATGGCCGCCGCGGCGATCTCGATGCTGCCGACGGTCGTCATGGTCGTGCTGCTGCAGCGCCACCTCGTCCGCGGCATCGCACTGTCCGGCCTCGGTGGCCGGTGA
- a CDS encoding carbohydrate ABC transporter permease, which translates to MTLSVPAPPTPRAAAEPGGGVHRGDGRAALGFLAPSTSGFLLFTLIPLVGSLAISFFAWPVLGRRRFVGLENFVELLSDPIFHRVMLNTLVFVVVYVPLNIVVSLGLALWISPRIRGRGLYRLLFFIPTVTPMIANALVWRLLYQPGGAIDQAFQAVLGTPAPNFLGDNRWAMAAVILMSVWQGFGYNMLVFSAGLDAIPQSLHEAASIDGAGPLRRFWSVTLPMLSPSMFFAMIMTLITSFQVFVQPYALTAGGPGVATETMVLHLYREGFVQFDLGTASTIGWFLFMIIMLVTALQFLGQKRWVHYDD; encoded by the coding sequence GTGACGCTGTCGGTACCTGCACCTCCCACCCCACGCGCCGCCGCCGAACCGGGCGGCGGCGTGCACCGCGGCGACGGCCGCGCCGCCCTGGGATTCCTCGCGCCGAGCACGAGCGGGTTCCTGCTGTTCACGCTCATCCCGCTCGTCGGGTCGCTGGCCATCAGCTTCTTCGCGTGGCCGGTGCTCGGGCGGCGGCGGTTCGTCGGGCTGGAGAACTTCGTCGAGCTGCTCAGCGACCCGATCTTCCACCGGGTCATGCTGAACACGCTGGTGTTCGTGGTGGTCTACGTGCCGCTCAACATCGTCGTGTCGCTCGGGCTGGCGCTGTGGATCTCGCCCCGCATACGCGGGCGTGGGCTCTACCGCCTGCTGTTCTTCATCCCGACGGTCACCCCGATGATCGCGAACGCTCTGGTGTGGCGGCTGCTGTACCAGCCCGGTGGCGCGATCGACCAGGCGTTCCAGGCGGTGCTCGGGACGCCCGCGCCGAACTTCCTCGGCGACAACCGGTGGGCGATGGCCGCGGTGATCCTCATGTCGGTCTGGCAGGGGTTCGGCTACAACATGCTGGTCTTCTCCGCCGGGCTCGACGCGATCCCGCAGAGCCTGCACGAGGCGGCGTCCATCGACGGGGCCGGGCCGCTGCGCCGGTTCTGGAGCGTCACGCTGCCGATGCTCTCGCCGTCGATGTTCTTCGCGATGATCATGACGCTGATCACCTCGTTCCAGGTGTTCGTCCAGCCCTACGCCCTCACCGCGGGCGGGCCGGGCGTCGCCACCGAGACGATGGTGCTCCACCTCTACCGCGAGGGCTTCGTGCAGTTCGACCTCGGGACGGCGTCGACGATCGGCTGGTTCCTCTTCATGATCATCATGCTGGTCACCGCGCTGCAGTTCCTCGGCCAGAAGCGGTGGGTCCACTATGACGATTAA